One Aquarana catesbeiana isolate 2022-GZ linkage group LG06, ASM4218655v1, whole genome shotgun sequence genomic region harbors:
- the NAB1 gene encoding NGFI-A-binding protein 1 isoform X2 translates to MATTLPRTLGELQLYRILQRANLLSYFDAFIQQGGDDVQQLCEAGEDEFLEIMALVGMASKPLHVRRLQKALRDWVTNPSLFNQPLTSLPVSSIPIYKLPETSPSLLGLNSSSYERNNNTREPHLKIPKCAATTCVQSVGSSKSEGMCSSPLQVSSEARHWQSHQTTESEHSLSPADLGSPASPRDTSETLDAAAALSVAECVERMLPSLPKNDLNEVKELLKNNKKLGKMIGHIFEMTDEDPRKEEEIRKYSAIYGRFDSKRKDGKHLTLHELTVNEAAAQLCMKDLALLTRRDELFTLARQISREVTYKYTYRTTKSKYEDRDELSPKRIKTEDSFADHQETLAALHHQMKALKEQLTVAKANGEESTVHKLQMQMEKVMAAQMKIFRNSGCEIVLNPQKGLFRQNSEDTSPSHMFSDSSDGQGEKPLNLRVSQDQQILSDEQNMGKQPCNEHCNLSSNEINSQALNTMLRDYSQAALSSIEKRTIKLEPNDGI, encoded by the exons ATGGCAACTACATTACCGCGAACTCTAGGGGAACTTCAACTTTACAGGATACTACAACGAGCAAACCTCTTGTCTTACTTTGATGCCTTTATACAGCAGGGGGGAGATGATGTCCAGCAGCTCTGTGAAGCAGGGGAAGATGAGTTTCTTGAGATAATGGCACTTGTTGGAATGGCTAGCAAACCACTACATGTTAGAAGACTACAGAAGGCCTTAAGAGATTGGGTTACCAACCCTAGTCTCTTTAACCAGCCTTTAACATCATTACCTGTCAGCAGCATTCCAATTTACAAACttccagaaacatcaccttctttgTTGGGACTTAACTCCAGCAGTTATGAAAGGAACAATAATACTAGAGAACCACATCTGAAAATTCCAAAGTGTGCAGCAACAACATGTGTTCAAAGTGTGGGTTCCAGCAAATCAGAAGGCATGTGTAGTTCCCCGTTGCAGGTTAGCAGTGAAGCCAGGCACTGGCAAAGTCATCAAACTACAGAGAGTGAACACAGCCTATCTCCAGCTGATCTTGGCTCTCCAGCGTCACCTAGAGACACATCTGAGACCTTGGATGCTGCTGCTGCTCTGTCTGTAGCTGAGTGTGTTGAGAGAATGCTACCTTCATTACCAAAAAATGACTTGAATGAGGTTAAAGAactattaaaaaataacaaaaagttgGGAAAGATGATCGGGCATATCTTTGAAATGACAGACGAGGACCCTCGCAAAGAAGAAGAAATACGAAAGTACAGCGCAATATATGGCAGGTTTGACTCTAAAAGGAAAGATGGGAAGCACTTAACTCTACATGAG CTAACAGTGAATGAAGCTGCTGCTCAACTTTGCATGAAGGATCTCGCTTTGCTGACTAGAAGAGATGAACTTTTCACACTAGCAAGACAAATTTCCCGGGAAGTAACATACAAATACACATACAGAACTACAAA GTCCAAATATGAAGATAGAGACGAGCTATCGCCTAAGAGGATTAAAACTGAG GACAGCTTTGCAGATCATCAGGAAACTCTTGCAGCGCTTCATCATCAAATGAAAGCACTAAAAGAACAACTTACAGTGGCTAAAGCTAACGGAGAAGAATCCACAGTTCACAAATTGCAG ATGCAAATGGAAAAAGTCATGGCAGCCCAGATGAAGATTTTTCGTAACTCAGGGTGTGAGATCGTGCTAAATCCACAGAAAGGCCTTTTCAGACAGAATTCAGAAGATACCAGTCCCAGTCATATGTTTTCAGACAGTTCTGATGGACAAG GTGAGAAGCCACTGAACCTCAGAGTGTCACAAGATCAGCAAATATTGTCAGATGAACAGAACATGGGAAAGCAGCCTTGTAACGAACATTGCAATCTCTCCTCCAACGAGATAAACTCTCAGGCTTTAA